AAACCTGGTGCTCAATATGGAGAGCAAAGGGTTTAGTGTCGCTGTCTACAACCGTAGCATTTCCAAAGTCGATGCCTTCCTTGATTCCAGGGCAAAAGGAAAGAACATTATCGGTACACACAGCCTTGAAGAATTGGTTGAACAGCTGGAACGCCCCAGGAAAGTGATGATGATGGTGAAAGCAGGAAAAGCTGTCGATGAAACCATTGAAAAGCTCATCCCCCTCCTGGAAGCAGGAGATATCATCATTGACGGAGGAAACTCCAACTATGAAGACAGTGAGCGAAGAATGGCCTATGTGGAGAGCAAAGGCTTGCTCTACATCGGAACAGGAGTCTCTGGTGGTGAAGAAGGTGCCTTGAAGGGGCCATCCATCATGCCAGGTGGCTCAAAGTCTGCATGGGAAGCGGTAAAGCCCATACTGCAGGGCATCAGTGCACATGTGCATGACCAGCCATGCTGTGATTGGATCGGAAAGGGAGGAGCAGGTCACTTTGTAAAGATGGTACACAACGGCATCGAGTACGGTGACATGCAACTTATCGGTGAAATCTACGACCTAATGCATAGAATCCTTAAACTGGACAATGAAAGCATGCAAGGCATATTCTCCGATTGGAATGAAGGAGACCTCGACAGCTACCTGATCGAAATCACCAAGGATATTCTTGGTTATAAGGAAGAAGATGGTTCCTTCCTCCTCGATAAGATCCTTGATACCGCTGGACAGAAAGGAACCGGTAAATGGACCGGCATCAGTGCACTGCATGAGGGTGTTCCCTTGACCCTGATCGTTGAATCTGTTTTCGCAAGAAGTGTTTCAAGCCAGAAGGACGAGCGCCTAGCTGCCAGTAAGGTATATGACTTGAAACCCAATCATCCAGTTTCTGATCCCAAAGAATTCATCACCATGCTTGGAAAAGCACTCTATGCAGCAAAAATTATCAGCTATGCACAGGGATTCAGCCTGATCAAGGCAGCAGGTGAGACAAACAACTGGGACCTGAACCTAGGAGGGATTGCCCTGCTCTGGAGAGGAGGCTGCATCATACGTTCTGCATTCCTCGACAAGATCAGCCAGGCATTCACCAAGAATCCCATGCTGCAGAACCTTATCATGGACCCCTACTTCGTTCAGATTCTGAAGGAGAATCACCAGAGTCTGAGAGAAGTGGTCGCTGCTGCTGCACTGAATGGGATTCCTACCCCGTCCTTGAGTGCTGCTCTCTCCTGGTTTGACAGCTACAGGACCGAACGCCTGCCGGCTAATCTCCTCCAGGCACAGCGTGACTATTTCGGAGCTCATACATATGAGCGGGTAGACAAGAAGCGGGGAGAATTCTTCCACACAAACTGGACTGGTCGAGGCGGCGATACCGCCAGTACCACCTATACCGTATAAGCACACTGGAGGTTTGCAGATGGCATCAATTCCACTCATGAACAAAGAGGACGCATCCTTGGATTTTCTCTCGCTGGGAGCCTTGGTTGTTCGTCTCGACCCGGGCGTAATCCCTTTCGAATATGCCCAGAATCTTGACTTGCATGTTTCAGGTGGTGAATATAATGTCGCTGCAAACCTGAGCAGGGCATTTGGACAAAGAACTGCGATTGCCAGTGCAATGGTGGACTACCCGGTTGGACAGAAGATTGAGAGTGAGGTCAGGAGAATGGGGGTACAAGCGTTTTACAAGCGCTTCGCCCATGATGGGGTCAGAGGCCCCAATATGGCTCATGTATACAGCGACCGTGGACAGGGACTACGAGCCCCTGTGGTTTTTTATAATCGGAGCAACGAAGCGGCTGCTCTACTTGATGAAGAGAGTTTTGACTGGGATGCAATCTTTTCTCAAAAGGTCAGATGGTTCCATAGTGGAGGAATCTTCAGTGCACTCTCCCCTTCCATTCCTTCCCTGATCATCCGTGCAATGAAAAAAGCAAAGGAACAGGGAGCCATTATCTCCCTTGACCTGAACTACCGAGAGAAACTATGGAAGTCCATTGCCGATACGGGGCAAGATCCTCAAAAGGTAGCCCAGAAAACCCTCTCTTCCATTGTTGAGCATGTTGATGTGCTCATTGGTAATGAAGAGGATCTCCAGCTTGGCTTGGGGCTCAAGGGACCGGAAGTACATAAGAGTGACAAACTCGACCCATCTTCGTTTTATGCAATGATGGAGACAGTTGCAAAACGTTTTCCCCAGATCAAGGCAGTAGCAACCACCATGAGGGAAGTACAATCAACCAACCGACACCGCTGGAGTGCAGTACTCTATCTAAACGGGAAGGGGTATCAAGCTCCTACCTGTGAACTGGATATCCTTGACCGCGTTGGCGGTGGCGATGGCTTTGCCAGTGGTCTCATCTATGGATTGCTTGAAGGAAAGGAACCAGAAGAAGCACTGCGCTTAGGATGGGCTCATGGAGCACTCCTGACCAGTTATCCCGGCGATACCACCATGGCGAGCCTATCCCAGGTGGAAGCACTTGCCAAAGGCGGCAGTGCACGAATTCAGAGGTAACCATGCAAGCACTCGTTCTCACTGACTACAAGAAACTGGAAATTCAGGATGTACAGCGTCCTGCCATCACCTCCCCTACCCAGGTGCTTATACGCATCAAGGCTGCTGCCATTTGTGGTAGCGATGTCCACGGTTATGATGGATCAAGCGGACGACGCCGTCCCCCCATCATTATGGGGCATGAAGGGAGTGGCATCATCGAGGAAGTTGGATCCATGGTTAGAGGCTTTGCCGTTGGGGATCGTGTTACCTTCGACTCAACCATCTACTGTGGAACCTGTTCCTATTGCAGACAAGGCCTGTTCAATCTCTGTGACAATCGCAGGGTGCTCGGGGTGAGTTGTGATGAGTACAAACAGGATGGCATTTTTGCTGAATACGCCTTGGTGGAGGAACGTGTCTTGTTTCACCTTCCTCCCGCCTTGGATTTTATTCAGGCATCCCTTGCTGAACCAGCAGGGGTAGCAGCCCATGCAATTTCACAAGCCAACATCTCCCTCGCTGATGATGTTGCAGTGGTAGGAGCTGGACTGATTGGGCTCTTGATCATCAAGCTACTGAGAACCATGACCAGTGGAACCATCATTGCATTGGACCTTGATGCAAACAGAAGGAAAAAGGCACTGGAAGTTGGTGCAGACAAAGCGTTCGATCCCACGGACAGTGATATGCTCTCACACATTCAGCAGATAACTGACCGACAGATGCTCCCCCTTGTCTTTGAGGCGGTTGGAGCTACAACTCCCGTCCAGACAGCACTCTCCCTGGTAAAAAAGGGAGGAGAGGTAGTTCTGGTCGGAAACATCACTCCTGAGATCAAGATTCCACTACAGAACGTTGTAACCCGGCAGATCCGGCTCCAGGGAACATGTGCGATCAACGGGGAATATCCAGCCGTCCTGAAAATGATGGCGAACAAGACGCTTGTGGTCGATGACCTAATCAGCAAGGTGGTACCGCTTGAAGAAGGTCCTCTTTGGTTTGACAAACTCTACAATCGGGAAGAAGAGCTTCTCAAGGTTGTACTGGTTCCCGGCAAAAAGTGAGGAAAACATGGTTCGTTATGCACTGGTAGGATATGGCAAGGTAGCACACGTTCATGCAAAGGCCATCAAGGAAGCAGAAGAGAGTACCTTGGTTGCAGTCTGGGGAAGAAACAAGGAGAAGGCCCAAGCATTTGCTGACGAGTGGAATATTGCTGCCTTTACCGATATGCAACAGATGATCAAGGAAGAAAAAGTTGATGCGGTTATCATAACTACCCCTCATCCGTTGCATAAGGAGCATGCCATTACTGCCTTGCAGGCAGGAGCCCATGTCCTGGTAGAGAAACCTATGGCACTCACCGTAAGTGAGTGTGATGCCATGATAGAGGTTGCAAAGCAAGAAAAGAAACAGCTTGCGGTTATCAGCCAACGTCGTTGGTTCCCTGCATGCCAGCGTATTAGGAAGGCTATCGACGAGGGGAAACTTGGTACTCCCATGATCGGTCAGGTAACCATGCTGGGGTGGAGAGATGAGGAGTACTACAACAGTGACCCCTGGAGAGGCAAGTGGGACAGTGAAGGCGGAGGTGTCTTGATAAACCAAGCCCCTCACCAGTTTGACTTGCTCTGTTGGTACCTTGGACCGGTCAAGGAAGTCTACGCACAGTGGGAGAACGTGAACCACCCCTACATCGAGGTAGAGGATACTGCAGTTGGAACGGTACGGTTTGAGAGCGGTGCCATTGCCTCTATTCTGGTTTCAAACTCCCAGAAACCTGGTATTTATGCCAAGGTACATGTCCACGGCTCAAGTGCTGCTTCGGTAGGAGTACAGACAGATGGAGGGGCGATGTTCATCGCAGGAAGAAGCGGAATAGCAGAGCCTCCTGTAACTGATCTCTGGACCATTGAAGGGGAACAGCAGAACATTGGGGTATGGAAGACTGAAGATACTAATCTTTTCAACTCCATCGATCCAGTTGCCTACTTCTTTACGCTACAGATTGAGAACTTCACCCAGGCACTCCTGAAGAAAGTCCCTCTTATCTCATCTGGAGAGGAAGGAAGGGAGACCGTTAAGTTGATCGAAGGCATGTACAAGAGCCAGAAGGAAGGAAAGCCTGTAAGGTATTAGACAAAAAGCCAAACTGGAGAAATCCCCACCATACCCCCCCTTTCAATCGAGAGGGGGGCATTCTTCATCATTTAATCAAATCAGCCAGCTGCTCATCCGATATTTCTTGACAAATTATCAGCTTGGTATAGTATATACGTACATACATACATTTAGATACATTAGAGGATGAAGGAGCCAAACATGCCCACCTATACCCCTGCACAGAAACCCACCATGTACTTTATCGGAGTGACTACCACCAAGTCATCAATCATGAAAGTATTTCCTAAATGGATGGAGCATTTTGGAATCGATGCCGAGCTGAAAGGGATCGACTTTGCCCCCCATTCAGCACCAGAAGCATACAGAGAAGCTGTCTCCTTCATTAAAAATGACCCCAACTCCCTAGGAGCTTTGGTCACCACCCATAAGCTCGATTGTTACCAAGCAAGCAAGGACTTGTTCGAAGGAACTGGGCCCTACACCAAGTTACTGCATGAGGCGAGTTCCATCAGTAAACGGGGAAAAGAACTCTGGGCACACGCAAAGGACCCGATCACCAGTGGCCTTGCCTTGGAAAACTGTATGCCCAAAGGATACTTCTCCAACTCTGATGCTTCCATGCTTCTCTTGGGGGCTGGAGGTAGTTCCCTTGCCCTCAGCCTCTATCTGATCAACAAATCAAAAGAATCTGATGATGTTCCAAAGCACATCATCATTACAAACCGCAGTGAAAAACGATTGGAAGAGATGAAGGCTATCCATGCGACTCTGGATAGTCCTATTACGTTCACGTATGAACTCTGCCCCACACCAGAGGAGAATGATGCTGTGATGCAGAGATTGCCAGAAGGATCCCTGGTGATCAATGCGACAGGACTCGGAAAGGATGGGCCAGGCTCCCCTCTTCCTGATAACGCACACTTCCCCATGAACGGATATGTCTGGGAGTTCAACTACCGGGGTGAGCTGCAATTCCTCAGTCAGGCAAGGGCGGCACAAGCAGAGAATAAGCTCACCATCGTAGATGGTTGGCAGTATTTCATCTACGGATGGACACAGGTCATTGCAGAGGTCTTTCATATTGACATCCCTGTCAGCGGACCTGCCTTCGACACCATCTGTGATATCGCACTAGATGCAATAAAATAAGCAGGAGCAATACATGCAATCATCAAAAACTAAATTCAACCTTACTAACGGACTTTCCAAAACTGAAGGCGTAGAATCCCTCAAGCGCTATGCAACCAATCTTAAGGGCATCTTCGCTGATGAGGAAAAGCTCACTTCCCTAATTGATTCCTCCGATCCACTGATCTATGAATTCTATGACCTTGGAGTGGAAGAAAAACCAGGTAATCTCGCATATGGCACCAGTATCGTTTACCCTGGTGTGGTGGGACGTGAGTTTTACATGACAAAGGGGCATTTTCATACCGTTCTCGATACTGCTGAGGTATATCTCTGCCTCTCAGGACATGGTTTAATGGTGATGGAGAATCCTGAAGGGGAAACCGAGATACAAGAACTTACCGCAGGAGAGGCCGTCCTCGTTCCCGGTCGATATGCTCATCGATCGGTAAATATCAGTGATTCCGAACCACTTGTCACTTTCTTTACCTTTGCTGCCGATGCAGGACATGACTATGGAACCATCGAGCAGAAAGGCTTCAGGAAACTGGTATTGAGAACAGGTAATGAAATGTATGAGGTGGTAGACAACCCTAATTGGAAGGCAAACTGATGGTAGAAAAACACATTGTTGATTCACTGGAAACCTGGTTTTACGAAGAGACAGACAAAATGCCTGTTAACTCCATGCAATTTGCATGGGTAGGACAGGCAGGATTCCTGTTCAAAACCAAGAGTATTCGTCTGGGAATTGACCTCTACCTTTCCGACTCCCTGGCAAGGAAATACCAAGGTGGGGAGTTTCCTCACAAACGCATGGTAGATATACCTATACCCCCAGATTCACTCACAAACCTTGATGTCGTGTTATGCTCCCATGGGCATACCGACCATATGGACAAGGAAACACTCACCGCCCTCTTCAGCGATGGCAAAGGACCACTGGTCATAGCTCCTCGCTACGAGGTTTCCCGTCTCCTGGATATGGGAATTCCCTCTCCACGGATTGTAGGCTTGAGTGAGGGGGAGTCTTTCCTTATGAAGGAAGGAATAGCTATCCATGCAATCCCAGCTGCTCATGAAGAGCTCACCTATGACTCCTGGAGTCAGATAAAAGCACTTGGATTCGTGGTCGATATGGGGTTTGTCTCGTGGTACCACAGTGGAGATACCGTACGCTTTCCTTCGCTCTGTGAGTCAATCAAGACATGGAACCCTTCACTCTGCTTCCTACCGGTAAATGGGAAAAAGCCCCATCTTACCGAGAAGGGCATCATC
This sequence is a window from uncultured Sphaerochaeta sp.. Protein-coding genes within it:
- the gnd gene encoding decarboxylating NADP(+)-dependent phosphogluconate dehydrogenase, which translates into the protein MKANIGLIGLAVMGENLVLNMESKGFSVAVYNRSISKVDAFLDSRAKGKNIIGTHSLEELVEQLERPRKVMMMVKAGKAVDETIEKLIPLLEAGDIIIDGGNSNYEDSERRMAYVESKGLLYIGTGVSGGEEGALKGPSIMPGGSKSAWEAVKPILQGISAHVHDQPCCDWIGKGGAGHFVKMVHNGIEYGDMQLIGEIYDLMHRILKLDNESMQGIFSDWNEGDLDSYLIEITKDILGYKEEDGSFLLDKILDTAGQKGTGKWTGISALHEGVPLTLIVESVFARSVSSQKDERLAASKVYDLKPNHPVSDPKEFITMLGKALYAAKIISYAQGFSLIKAAGETNNWDLNLGGIALLWRGGCIIRSAFLDKISQAFTKNPMLQNLIMDPYFVQILKENHQSLREVVAAAALNGIPTPSLSAALSWFDSYRTERLPANLLQAQRDYFGAHTYERVDKKRGEFFHTNWTGRGGDTASTTYTV
- a CDS encoding sugar kinase — translated: MASIPLMNKEDASLDFLSLGALVVRLDPGVIPFEYAQNLDLHVSGGEYNVAANLSRAFGQRTAIASAMVDYPVGQKIESEVRRMGVQAFYKRFAHDGVRGPNMAHVYSDRGQGLRAPVVFYNRSNEAAALLDEESFDWDAIFSQKVRWFHSGGIFSALSPSIPSLIIRAMKKAKEQGAIISLDLNYREKLWKSIADTGQDPQKVAQKTLSSIVEHVDVLIGNEEDLQLGLGLKGPEVHKSDKLDPSSFYAMMETVAKRFPQIKAVATTMREVQSTNRHRWSAVLYLNGKGYQAPTCELDILDRVGGGDGFASGLIYGLLEGKEPEEALRLGWAHGALLTSYPGDTTMASLSQVEALAKGGSARIQR
- a CDS encoding alcohol dehydrogenase catalytic domain-containing protein is translated as MQALVLTDYKKLEIQDVQRPAITSPTQVLIRIKAAAICGSDVHGYDGSSGRRRPPIIMGHEGSGIIEEVGSMVRGFAVGDRVTFDSTIYCGTCSYCRQGLFNLCDNRRVLGVSCDEYKQDGIFAEYALVEERVLFHLPPALDFIQASLAEPAGVAAHAISQANISLADDVAVVGAGLIGLLIIKLLRTMTSGTIIALDLDANRRKKALEVGADKAFDPTDSDMLSHIQQITDRQMLPLVFEAVGATTPVQTALSLVKKGGEVVLVGNITPEIKIPLQNVVTRQIRLQGTCAINGEYPAVLKMMANKTLVVDDLISKVVPLEEGPLWFDKLYNREEELLKVVLVPGKK
- a CDS encoding Gfo/Idh/MocA family oxidoreductase, whose protein sequence is MVRYALVGYGKVAHVHAKAIKEAEESTLVAVWGRNKEKAQAFADEWNIAAFTDMQQMIKEEKVDAVIITTPHPLHKEHAITALQAGAHVLVEKPMALTVSECDAMIEVAKQEKKQLAVISQRRWFPACQRIRKAIDEGKLGTPMIGQVTMLGWRDEEYYNSDPWRGKWDSEGGGVLINQAPHQFDLLCWYLGPVKEVYAQWENVNHPYIEVEDTAVGTVRFESGAIASILVSNSQKPGIYAKVHVHGSSAASVGVQTDGGAMFIAGRSGIAEPPVTDLWTIEGEQQNIGVWKTEDTNLFNSIDPVAYFFTLQIENFTQALLKKVPLISSGEEGRETVKLIEGMYKSQKEGKPVRY
- a CDS encoding shikimate dehydrogenase, encoding MPTYTPAQKPTMYFIGVTTTKSSIMKVFPKWMEHFGIDAELKGIDFAPHSAPEAYREAVSFIKNDPNSLGALVTTHKLDCYQASKDLFEGTGPYTKLLHEASSISKRGKELWAHAKDPITSGLALENCMPKGYFSNSDASMLLLGAGGSSLALSLYLINKSKESDDVPKHIIITNRSEKRLEEMKAIHATLDSPITFTYELCPTPEENDAVMQRLPEGSLVINATGLGKDGPGSPLPDNAHFPMNGYVWEFNYRGELQFLSQARAAQAENKLTIVDGWQYFIYGWTQVIAEVFHIDIPVSGPAFDTICDIALDAIK
- a CDS encoding glucose-6-phosphate isomerase family protein, with translation MQSSKTKFNLTNGLSKTEGVESLKRYATNLKGIFADEEKLTSLIDSSDPLIYEFYDLGVEEKPGNLAYGTSIVYPGVVGREFYMTKGHFHTVLDTAEVYLCLSGHGLMVMENPEGETEIQELTAGEAVLVPGRYAHRSVNISDSEPLVTFFTFAADAGHDYGTIEQKGFRKLVLRTGNEMYEVVDNPNWKAN
- a CDS encoding MBL fold metallo-hydrolase — its product is MVEKHIVDSLETWFYEETDKMPVNSMQFAWVGQAGFLFKTKSIRLGIDLYLSDSLARKYQGGEFPHKRMVDIPIPPDSLTNLDVVLCSHGHTDHMDKETLTALFSDGKGPLVIAPRYEVSRLLDMGIPSPRIVGLSEGESFLMKEGIAIHAIPAAHEELTYDSWSQIKALGFVVDMGFVSWYHSGDTVRFPSLCESIKTWNPSLCFLPVNGKKPHLTEKGIIGNLSIAEAGNLAKDIGASLLIPHHFGMFDFNTVAEDSIISTLSDQGWEKDATFIFPSLKTIYTYTHERK